A region of Dermabacter vaginalis DNA encodes the following proteins:
- a CDS encoding SIR2 family NAD-dependent protein deacylase gives MSTRQFELRPHHERVVALTGAGLSAAAGLATFRGPGGIWEENPDLEEAMDVDRLPGNIPILWRVWGSVFEKALIAGPTPGHRALAALEATILTQNVDGLHQFAGSHEVAELHGSAGEAVCLNPACTWRAHLAVHLDHARDPSEPEHYGVPRECPECGALTRPDIVIFGEMLPSGVLEYSEYAARHCDVFLAVGTSNTVAPASLLAPLARASGAVTVCIDPYADSARLAGVFDYVVREDAHTVLARWADHRVRERRNPFLDPF, from the coding sequence GTGAGCACTCGTCAGTTTGAACTTCGGCCCCACCACGAGCGCGTCGTTGCCCTCACCGGCGCGGGCCTGAGCGCCGCAGCGGGGCTCGCAACATTCCGCGGACCAGGAGGTATCTGGGAGGAGAATCCCGACCTTGAGGAAGCGATGGACGTGGATCGCCTTCCGGGCAACATCCCGATCCTGTGGAGGGTATGGGGGAGCGTTTTCGAGAAGGCGCTCATTGCTGGCCCAACCCCCGGTCACCGAGCTCTCGCCGCGCTCGAGGCCACGATTCTGACCCAGAACGTTGACGGGCTTCACCAGTTCGCCGGTTCGCATGAGGTCGCCGAGCTTCACGGGAGCGCGGGTGAGGCCGTGTGCCTGAATCCCGCGTGTACGTGGCGCGCGCACCTTGCGGTGCATCTCGACCACGCCCGGGATCCGTCTGAACCCGAGCATTACGGGGTGCCGCGCGAGTGCCCCGAATGCGGTGCGCTGACGCGGCCCGACATCGTCATCTTCGGTGAAATGCTCCCGAGCGGGGTGCTCGAGTACTCCGAATACGCGGCGCGTCATTGCGACGTTTTCCTCGCCGTTGGCACGTCGAACACTGTCGCGCCGGCTTCGCTGCTTGCGCCGCTCGCGCGCGCCTCAGGTGCGGTGACCGTGTGCATTGATCCGTACGCCGATTCGGCTCGACTCGCGGGCGTGTTCGACTACGTGGTCCGGGAGGATGCGCACACCGTGCTCGCACGGTGGGCGGATCACCGGGTGCGCGAACGGCGCAACCCCTTCCTGGACCCGTTTTAG
- a CDS encoding LacI family DNA-binding transcriptional regulator, with the protein MAKVRLIDIARKAHVSEATVSRVLAGKPGVNASTRDKVLSVARSLGRTDDALDDLAPLVGLVMPNMENPIFPLFLERLEAEAYAADLETLVSINARSEEQEAASMERLIRAGARGIVLVSGQHAHDETSIEHYLALAKRGIKLCLVNGVRPGFDASFISTDDSKAVFLALEHLRHLGHARVGLAVGDEHSWPVRGKVAAFEEYWPHEYGCVAYTDFSFAGGYQAALELYDQGCTAMVCGSDQMAIGAIAAIRDLGLRVPADMSVVGYDDIPLAAHHTPALTTIRQPVPAIARTAIRNVSSAAGESRQAPRAVFVVRPELVVRQTTSPPANTIG; encoded by the coding sequence ATGGCAAAGGTGCGACTCATTGACATCGCGCGCAAAGCCCACGTGAGCGAAGCGACTGTCTCGCGCGTTCTTGCAGGAAAACCCGGGGTTAATGCCTCAACGCGCGACAAGGTTCTTTCAGTCGCCCGCTCACTTGGTCGAACGGACGATGCGCTTGATGATCTTGCTCCGCTCGTGGGCCTCGTCATGCCCAACATGGAAAACCCCATTTTCCCGCTCTTTCTCGAGCGGCTTGAGGCCGAGGCTTACGCTGCTGATCTCGAGACCCTGGTGAGCATCAACGCCCGCAGCGAGGAGCAAGAGGCGGCGTCAATGGAACGACTGATTCGCGCCGGCGCTCGGGGAATCGTGCTCGTTTCTGGTCAGCACGCTCATGATGAAACGAGCATCGAGCATTATTTGGCCCTCGCGAAGAGAGGTATCAAGCTTTGCCTCGTCAACGGCGTACGGCCCGGCTTCGACGCGAGCTTCATCAGCACCGATGACTCGAAAGCGGTGTTCCTTGCCCTCGAACACCTGCGGCATCTTGGACACGCACGTGTGGGACTCGCGGTGGGGGATGAGCACTCGTGGCCAGTGCGCGGGAAAGTCGCGGCTTTCGAGGAGTATTGGCCGCACGAGTATGGATGCGTGGCCTACACCGACTTTTCGTTTGCGGGTGGATACCAGGCCGCCCTCGAACTCTACGATCAGGGCTGCACCGCGATGGTGTGCGGAAGCGACCAAATGGCGATCGGTGCGATTGCGGCGATTCGCGATCTCGGTTTGCGAGTCCCCGCCGATATGTCGGTCGTGGGGTACGACGATATTCCCCTCGCGGCGCACCACACTCCCGCCCTCACAACGATTCGCCAGCCGGTGCCGGCCATCGCGCGAACGGCCATCCGCAACGTCAGCAGTGCCGCGGGGGAGTCGAGGCAAGCCCCGCGCGCGGTTTTCGTTGTGCGCCCGGAGCTCGTGGTTCGCCAAACCACCTCACCGCCCGCGAACACGATAGGCTAA
- a CDS encoding GNAT family N-acetyltransferase: MRREQEPYWPVRLRTERLHIREPGEADRGDYVRLMTDPSASRYLGGAVNFGSRQALELSPLGNTWGAWIIAHGATDHMLGIANLSYDRDELEINYALLPEFVGHGYAREAVERIIEFAKEQLDEPLMIAVVQTSNKRSVEQLKRIGFRVRRGLEEFGSQQLLMEYPLQQEPSERRAPNS, translated from the coding sequence GTGAGACGCGAACAAGAACCCTATTGGCCGGTTCGGCTCCGCACCGAACGACTTCATATCCGGGAACCCGGAGAGGCGGACCGGGGTGACTACGTGCGACTCATGACCGACCCCTCGGCGAGCCGCTACCTCGGCGGTGCCGTCAACTTTGGCTCGCGACAAGCCCTCGAGCTCTCACCGCTCGGCAACACGTGGGGTGCGTGGATCATTGCGCACGGCGCCACCGATCACATGCTCGGCATCGCCAATCTCAGCTACGACAGAGATGAGCTCGAAATTAACTACGCACTCCTCCCCGAGTTCGTGGGCCACGGGTACGCGCGCGAAGCCGTTGAGCGCATCATCGAATTCGCGAAAGAGCAACTCGACGAGCCGCTCATGATCGCCGTCGTGCAGACCTCAAACAAACGCTCAGTTGAGCAGCTGAAAAGAATCGGGTTCCGCGTGCGCCGCGGCCTCGAAGAATTCGGCAGCCAACAACTTCTCATGGAGTATCCGCTACAACAGGAGCCGAGCGAGCGTCGGGCCCCGAACAGTTAA
- the trpS gene encoding tryptophan--tRNA ligase, whose amino-acid sequence MNTTDSAPTTHIAEIPNKTYEAALRRNAQVEEQLAKDPSVFRMLTGDRPTGALHIGHYFGTLKNRVRLQQQGVETWLLVADYQVITDRDVSGDIKGSVRELLTDYLAAGIDPERATIFAHSGVPELNQLMLPFLSLVTQPELERNPTVKSEMQAAGKTAMGGLLLTYPVHQAADILFCHGNLVPVGKDQLPHIEQTRLIARRFNDRFAGGEKYFPEPDALLSKAAVILGLDGDKMSKSRGNSVMLKMTASETAKKIKKAKTDSERLITFDPENRPEVSNLLTITAECTDRTPEDIAEEIGDKGAGTLKVMCADALNAHLEPVRACRAELEAHPDYLFEVLRAGTERAREKAVQTLDEVRDRMGMRY is encoded by the coding sequence GTGAATACCACGGACTCTGCCCCCACGACCCATATCGCCGAAATCCCGAACAAGACCTACGAGGCGGCGCTTAGGCGCAATGCCCAAGTGGAAGAGCAACTCGCGAAGGACCCGTCGGTCTTCCGCATGCTCACGGGCGATCGCCCCACAGGTGCGTTGCATATCGGCCACTACTTCGGCACCCTCAAGAACAGGGTGCGACTGCAGCAGCAGGGGGTTGAGACCTGGCTCCTCGTTGCCGATTACCAGGTGATTACCGACCGCGACGTGTCGGGCGACATCAAAGGCTCGGTGCGCGAGCTTCTCACCGATTATCTTGCGGCGGGTATCGACCCCGAACGCGCAACGATCTTCGCGCACTCTGGGGTTCCTGAACTCAATCAGCTCATGCTTCCGTTCCTTTCGCTCGTCACGCAGCCGGAGCTTGAACGCAACCCCACCGTGAAATCGGAGATGCAGGCCGCAGGCAAGACTGCCATGGGCGGCCTCCTCCTCACCTATCCCGTTCACCAGGCCGCCGACATCCTCTTCTGCCATGGCAATCTGGTGCCCGTCGGCAAGGACCAGCTCCCGCACATCGAGCAAACCCGCCTTATTGCGCGCCGCTTCAACGACCGCTTTGCGGGCGGGGAGAAGTACTTCCCGGAGCCCGACGCGCTCCTGTCGAAGGCCGCGGTCATCCTCGGCCTCGATGGCGACAAGATGTCGAAGTCGCGCGGTAATTCGGTCATGCTCAAGATGACCGCCTCGGAAACCGCGAAGAAGATCAAGAAGGCGAAGACGGACTCGGAGCGCCTCATCACGTTTGATCCCGAAAACCGCCCCGAGGTGTCGAATCTCCTGACGATTACGGCCGAGTGCACGGATCGCACCCCCGAGGACATCGCCGAAGAAATCGGCGATAAAGGCGCAGGAACTCTCAAGGTGATGTGCGCCGATGCCCTCAACGCCCATCTTGAGCCCGTGCGCGCATGCCGCGCCGAACTCGAGGCTCACCCCGATTACCTCTTTGAGGTGTTGCGCGCCGGAACTGAGCGGGCACGGGAAAAGGCGGTGCAAACCCTCGATGAGGTTCGTGACCGCATGGGTATGCGGTACTGA